In Methanolobus chelungpuianus, a genomic segment contains:
- a CDS encoding CGGC domain-containing protein, whose product MAGIAEDGGHITRIAVIRCDIVSETCPGVGCFKAFNKRTVHFKDYDRNTEMVAFFTCGGCSGRRVHRLVKSLLRHGVDVIHLSSCMQMDNYPKCPHIEEIKRTITNAGIKMVEGTHH is encoded by the coding sequence ATAGCTGGCATTGCAGAGGATGGCGGGCATATAACACGGATTGCGGTAATAAGATGCGATATCGTATCGGAGACATGCCCTGGAGTAGGATGCTTCAAGGCTTTCAATAAGCGTACGGTCCACTTCAAGGACTATGACCGCAATACCGAGATGGTAGCGTTCTTTACCTGCGGCGGATGTTCAGGGCGCAGGGTGCACAGGCTTGTAAAATCCTTACTCAGGCATGGAGTTGACGTCATCCACCTCAGCTCCTGCATGCAGATGGATAACTATCCCAAGTGCCCACATATAGAAGAGATAAAAAGGACTATTACCAATGCAGGTATAAAAATGGTTGAGGGAACACATCACTGA
- a CDS encoding NAD(P)/FAD-dependent oxidoreductase: MSKDLLEKGAILQRDKETYAIAPHLPGGIVSAEQLRKIADVAEKYNAATLKVTSSQRVAIVGLKEEDLDRAWEDLGIKPGAAIGICVRSIKICPGTTFCKRGQQDAVGLGLKLDEKYHGMPLPSKFKMAVSGCANSCSEPAIKDIGVMGTPKGYTVMVGGNAAIRPRLADVIADELTEDEVLQLVDKIISFCKTNGSKHRLGRVIDEMGLDKFKKEIGL, from the coding sequence ATGTCAAAAGACCTACTTGAAAAAGGAGCGATCCTGCAGAGGGATAAGGAAACATATGCAATTGCACCACACCTTCCGGGGGGGATCGTTTCGGCAGAACAGCTCCGCAAGATCGCAGATGTTGCTGAGAAATATAATGCAGCAACACTGAAAGTGACTTCGTCCCAGAGAGTTGCTATTGTAGGATTGAAGGAAGAGGACCTCGATAGGGCTTGGGAGGACCTGGGGATAAAGCCAGGTGCTGCTATTGGCATTTGTGTCAGGAGCATAAAGATATGTCCGGGCACGACATTCTGTAAGCGCGGACAACAGGATGCTGTGGGTCTCGGACTAAAGCTTGATGAGAAATATCACGGAATGCCACTTCCATCCAAGTTCAAGATGGCAGTTTCCGGATGTGCCAACTCATGCTCGGAACCGGCCATAAAGGATATCGGTGTCATGGGTACCCCTAAAGGATATACGGTCATGGTCGGCGGGAATGCAGCTATCAGACCAAGGCTTGCTGATGTTATTGCAGATGAGCTCACAGAGGATGAAGTGCTCCAGCTCGTTGATAAAATCATCAGCTTCTGCAAGACCAACGGTTCAAAGCACCGGCTGGGCAGGGTCATCGATGAGATGGGCCTTGACAAGTTCAAGAAAGAGATCGGCCTTTAA
- a CDS encoding winged helix-turn-helix transcriptional regulator produces the protein MKDCTIYKTVDIIGKKWSLCILLELYKGERKEKRFNELKAKLQDVTPKTLSQRLRELEEQGFIKKTLDDSAVPVKCEYSLTESGEEFLNIIQNIKKWGLKWKFENHDCENSNCRLCKL, from the coding sequence ATGAAAGACTGTACTATTTATAAAACAGTTGATATAATCGGAAAGAAATGGTCCCTCTGTATCCTTCTTGAGCTCTACAAGGGCGAAAGGAAGGAGAAACGCTTCAACGAGCTCAAGGCCAAACTGCAGGACGTTACTCCGAAAACACTCTCCCAGAGGCTAAGAGAACTCGAGGAACAGGGCTTCATTAAGAAGACCCTGGACGACTCCGCAGTGCCAGTCAAGTGCGAGTACTCCCTCACCGAAAGTGGCGAGGAGTTCCTGAACATTATCCAGAATATCAAGAAGTGGGGTCTGAAATGGAAATTCGAGAACCATGATTGCGAGAATTCTAACTGCAGATTATGTAAATTGTAA
- a CDS encoding PspC domain-containing protein, which yields MARQLRRSKSNRMIAGVCGGLGEYFEIDPVLIRLLLVVATLMGGSGIILYLLAWVLIPEET from the coding sequence ATGGCTAGACAATTAAGACGTTCCAAGAGTAACAGGATGATTGCGGGAGTGTGCGGCGGTCTTGGAGAATATTTTGAGATTGACCCCGTGCTCATAAGGCTGCTTCTGGTTGTTGCAACTCTGATGGGTGGATCAGGCATTATCCTGTATCTGCTGGCGTGGGTGCTCATACCTGAAGAGACATAA